The stretch of DNA gctgtcaaaattagctTGTTAACGTATGCAATTCATTTTAcagtttaacacattaaaaatatttaacgcaattaacgcagAGAACTCAAGAAGCGGGAAAGCCTGCGATCGGACGCCGaggttgttttttgtttcttcttGATAGGTAAGCAacattgtttttgctttgtttcaCAGAACTAATATATGCTGGCTTTTGCTTATCAAGAGGAGCTTGATAACACCACCCTGTCTGCCACAGAAGAGATGGAAGCAAGGTGTAGAAGATGGGTGAAATAAATATGACAACATTGCATAAACAACGTTACTTATTGCTATTATAAAGTGTGCATTTGCAACAcaatggtttattttatttatgtaccTCGTACATGTTACATGACAATGTATGttgaaatgtatgtttttacagTAATTGTTCAGTAGTAGCATAATATAAGCTGACTGCTACTTTTTTCTTGCTATTGTTTTCAGTATGTCATCACTACATCTGGATGAGGAAACAGTCAGTATGAATGACTACAATGATATCCAAAATGCTACGCAAGTTACATTGTTTATATTGTCACTGAGAAACTGTGTAGAGACACTGATAGTGATGATCCAGACTACAGTCCACACATTTGTGTTCATCTCTGTGTACGTCTCTTTTCAGCATGTGGTCAGGTGATGGTGTccaacttttttatttaaaaccttATTTCTGTCAACAGGGCTGGTGGGGCTATGACATCACAGATCGCAATTAATGCTATTCCTGAGATGAGCATTGAGGAAACAGTGCATGACATTGCAGATCTGAGGATGATGCAGCTGCAGACTTGCCACCTTTTCCTGACGAAATTAAAGTCgtttgtgaaaatgatataCTCCGTGTTCCAGCATCGATTGCATACCATAGCAGCTTGCAACAGCTTGTCCATTATCTCCAAATGCCTGTCGAAACCAAAACCATTCGAAGTTGCAATATGGTCAAGGGGCACTGCTGCCATCATTTAATGGGTAaacttctcttttctttctaaGTCATTGTGGATCAGaccttgatttaaaaaaataaataaattacaaatgttCAATATGCCCTCGTGGTCACTGTGCGTGGAAGTGGACTTCCCAACCCACCATGAAGTTTGGGATGAATGCTGGAGACTTTCTTCTCTCTTCAAATATCCTTCTGTCTGGCAACAACTACGCAAAAGTAGCACTGCTGTTCAAATTCATGAACATTATAATGGTGAACAGGACATTATTCTTCAGGATACAGGACCACTACTGCGTGGATGCAATTCAAAAGTTCTGGGATAAGAAGAGAGAAGAAACCATTCACCAGCTTTAGTCTAAAGACAGTGTTGTTGTCCTGTGTAAGCCTGCAATTTTAACATCATCTCTATTTTATACTTATTTTCCTAATGATTTCAAGGTGAACAAGTAATAAAGAGCACATTTATCAtatgccttttttaaaaaaaaatctgtcctcACAGGTGATGGTCGGATGGACAGTCCTGGATTTTGTGCTCAATATTGTACTTACTCAGCCATGGAGAATGAGACAAAGAAGATCATCTTCATAACAATCATCGACAAGAGGGAGACTGCACAAAATTCGGTTATCATGGAAAAGGAAGGCTTCCTCCGAAAATGTCATACCCTACAACAAGAGGTCAAGCTGACGGAAATCTGCACTGACGCCCATACCCAGATTTCAGCCCTTTTCAGTAAGTACTAATAATATGTACTGTATAGCTAACAATGATGCATAAACGCACCAAAACATATCACTGTATTATTAAAGTACAATTCTGTTTGATGCCATTTTTAATTAGGcacatatgtttttaaatgcaaagctattttttattttcatccaGATCCAGACAAGGGAAAATTGAAAAATTCAGGAGTATATCATTCCCTTGATGTGTGGCATGGTGCCAAAAACCTTTCTAAACGAATACTCGCAGTAAGTAATgagacattttaaagaaatgtattttattaaagtcattttttatgtGTCTGTCTGCTCACTTTTttattgttgatttttttttttttaaatgttgttttgatgtttatttttagGCAAGTCAGCAGAAGGGGTGCTCAGTTCTATTGCAGTGGAATAAAGACATCTGCAATCACTTCTGGTACTGCTGCAGGATGGCTGACAACTATGACCAATTCTTTCTAAGTGTAAAACATAATTTGATTATGATACTCaggcatttgaaagtgaaatgaAAATGCAGAATCAATTATAAATTAGTTTTTTGACTTTGTAGGACATGTGGATTGGGCTCCATCATGTTACTGGTGAGCATTCATGGGCACTTGGTAGCTGCCATCATGGTCCCCTTACTGAGATCAGGGACAAGGACTGGATTGAGTCTAACTCTACAGCCCATCAGAAGCTTACTGACAGTTAATTTATGTCTGGACAGACAGCACATCAGTGGTCTCTTATATAAATCGACAGGGGAGTCTGCGTTCGCGTCCACTATGCAAACTGGtgcaccagatcctcctgtggtccctggGGAAGATGCTCTCCCTGAGAGCAATCTATATTCCGGAGACCCAGAATAcaggagcagacatcctgtcgagacaggggctgaggccagggGACTGGAGACTTCACCCCAAGGCGGTGAAGCTCATATGGGAGATTTATGGCCAAGCAgaagtggatctgtttgcgtCTCAGGATACGATGCACTGTCCACTTTGGTTCTCCCTCACACATCCAGCTCCTCTGGGACTGGgtgccatggtacagacgtggccgaggctacgtCTGTACGCGTTTCCCCCAATTgttctgctcccgggagttctggagaaaaTTCGCCGGGAAGGGATAAGTCTACTGCTAGTAGCGCCTTACTGGCCGACTCGAATATGGTTATCGGATCTTGGGTCTCTCCTCGATGGCTCACCTTGGAAGATTCCGATCAGGAGGGACCTGCTATCTCAGACGGAGGGCATGTTATTTCACCCCTGCCCAGAAATGTGGAAcctgtgggtttggcctctAAGGGGCCCTACTCATAGAatctggtctctcaactgaggttgtagaGACCATTCTTCACTCCAAAGCTCCTTCCACAAGGAAACTATATGCCCTGAAGTGGAAACTTTTCACTTCTTTGTGTCATGTGCGACAGTTAGATCCAGTCAACTGCCCTATTGGTTCAGTAATAGAGTTCTTACAAGATCGCTTCTCGTCAGGGCTATCCCCGTTCACCCTAAAGGTCTACGTATCAGCTATTTCAGCATACCATGCCCCTGTAGATGGTACAACTGTGGGGAAGAACCCTTTGACGTATCGTTTCCTTCGTGGcactctgaggctgaggcctgcagcATGCATGAGGGTTCCTGCTTGggatttggccattgtgttggaAGGCTTATCTACAGCTCTATTTGAGCCACTGGATTCTGTCtcagaaaaatttaaataaacgtTAAAAACTGTTTTCCCCCTGGCTATTTCTTCCCTTAAAAGAGTAGGAGACCTTCAGGCCCTATCTGTATCCCCTACGTGCCTTGAGTTTGCACCAGGGATGGTCAAAGCGTTCCTTTACCCAAAACTGGGCTATATACCAAAGGTTCTGACCAATATTCCATGGCCTATAGTACTACAAGCTTTCTGTCCTCCTCCTTTCACGAATCCAGACCAGGAAAAGTTGAATCTTGCGTATCCATTGTGAGCACTGGacacatatgtccacagagctgccctgtggagaacttcagatcaactgtttgtttgttttggaccACACAATAGGGGTCGCCCTGCGTCCAAACAGACAGTTAGCAAGCAGATAGTCGAGGCTATAACACTTGCTTATGAGGTCTCTGGTCAGCAGTCTCCACTTTCTGTCAGAGCTCACTCTACCAGGAGTATGGTGGCCTCAAAGGCTTTACTGTTGGGGGTTTCCCTCAAAGAGGTCTGTGATGCGGCGGGTTGGTCCTCACCATTCACTTTTGTCAGAGACTATGATCTCGACCTGGATGCAGCTCCAGGCTCATCAGTGCTCTCGTCTTAGtgtgccacagtttcacacagacaggcatTTTGGAAGTACAGCGTTTTGGTATATTGTTCCCAAAGCATCCCTTGTTGGACACAGCGTGAGTTCCCtcaaaagggaacgtctcagattacgtatgtaaccatagttcccagAGAAAGGGAACGAGTCACTGTGTCacgttgccatactccctgcatccctGTGATCGATTTGCTTCAGCAATTGAAGCTGAAGACCGGTCTTACCGGATGTGctttatcctttcctggtcgtgatatcacccgcccgtgacgttcactctcaccattggactagttgacatacgtgcatcagacgcaatcacgctgagggcgttcccaaagcgtcCCTATCGGActcagcgtctcgttccctttctcagggaatTATAGTTACATAAGTAAGCTGAAACGTTTTCATGATCGATAATTGGTGTCACTTGTGAGTACTTGGGAACTTGAGCACATCCATACCTCTTTGCTTGTAAAGTTTCGCTGTGCCCCTTGTACATGTAACCAAgcctgatgcagaaaagttagttcatgaattcatgacctctagactagattactgtaatgcattactagctggttgtcctgcatcctcaataaacaagctacaattagtccaaaatgcagctgcttgAGTTCTTACTAGGTCAAGAAattatgatcatataacaccaattttatcatatctacactggttacctattaagttccatATCACTTATAAAGTATTGCTGCTGACCTATAAGgccctaaatggtttagctcctgtgtatttGACCGATCTTCTGTCACCCTACAATCCATCatgctctttaagatcacaaaactctgggcTTCTAGTAGTACCTAGTatatctaagtccactaaaggagggagaacattttcacatttggctcctaaagtCTGGAATAACCTTCCTAATAATGTTTGGGGCTCAGACtcactcacccagtttaaatctagattaaagacacatctctttggccaagcattcacataaagCATCTCATATCCTTGTACTCCAGTTATATCAGATCAAATGCACATGAtaatctttgcttaatgttatgaacagcagctacgctaattattctccatttacttttctgttttatctcgggATACCCATACCAAGGTGACTAGAGAGTGCATCAGCTCCAGTTAGATCCAACCTCTTATGAAGGCTTAAGATACCtcaacacctgtgaagagatTACCCCAACCTCTACGAGGACTTTAGATAATGCAAACTCTGGATGAACATGCACCATTCCAAATTTTGCTATATATCCTTATAAttgttaacatgtattcattacttccatgaactcattgtttctgccttaaattaatacattgttagctaactgtgtgatctgtatatgtacatttctgaaattacagaATTTGGACACAATCACATCTGATACAgatctctaaattgtaatgatgaaatgtattttctgtaaaattgctttgaaatgatatgtattgtgaaaagcgctatacaaatacatGTGAATTGTATTGTGAATTGATAAAACTCACACAAAGATGCATAATACTTGTGTTGAGGATAAAAGtttaatgattttataaatCAATTTACATGCTAGTGTTTTTGTGAATTTGCtcagtaatattatttttaataatctattaaaaacagttttactagagacattttattttatttctcaatgggttttgaatatgtttttccaATTACATGTTGCTTTGTATTTTGTTCAGGCTTACACAGGATAACATAACATTTAGGTGCAAATATACAGAATAGTAAACCAAAACTTGATGATAAAATTGCAAATATCTCCACAGCTACAGTAAATTTCCCAGGAGAACTGACATAAGCTGGAATAAACGTGATCCATACAGCACAGAATATGAGCATACTGAATGTGATGAATTTGGCTTCATTGAAGTTATCAGGCAACCTGCGAGCCAGAAAAGCCAGAATGAAGCACAAAACAGCCAGTAGGCCAATATAACCCAGCACAGCCCAGAAACCTACAGTAGATCCCAGACTGCACTCGATAATGATTTTTtccttaaaatatttcatatttttgtagggAAATGGAGGAGATATTGTTAGCCAAAGCACACAGATAAGAAACTGTATAAGTGTAAAGGCAAGAACACTGAGTCGTTGTTGTGTAGGGCCGAACCATTTCATGATATTACTTCCTGGAAGTGTAGCTTTGAAAGCCATTAATACCACTATAGTTTTccccaaaacacatgaaatacaGAGGACAAAAGTGATCCCAAACGCTGTATGACGCAACATACAGGACCACTCAGTGGGCCGACCAATGAAAGTAAGTGAACAGAGGAAACACAGAGTCAAAGAGAAGAGCAGCAGAAAGCTCAGCTCTGAGTTGTTGGCTTTTACTATGGGTGTGTCCTTCTTGCTGTAAAACAGGATGGCCACCAGCACAGTTAATCCTACTCCAAACAATGAGAAAATTACTAGCACTAAACCCATAACTTCTGTGAATGACAGAAACTCTAcagcctttaaaacatatttatttttcttagcaTTAGGCCAGTATTCCCCTGGACACTGTTTGCAGTTATTTGAATCTGGAAAGAAATTCATGATCACTGTAGTCAGAGACAAAAGgaaatttatgtaatttatgaaCGCATTTGATAAGAAATAGCATCCATAACAGTAAGAACAACTAACCAAATTTCTTTGAAACTTTGATTGAAAGACTTATTATTACCTGTCTCATTACTGATTTCTCCTTCTGCACATGGAATACAGTCATAACAGCAGACAGGTCTTCCTTTCTGTGCAGCCTTCCTAGTGCCAGGAGGACAGCTCTCACTGCACATGGATCTTGGCTTCtatgtgtgtttaaaaaaaaaaaaatccaattctTATTAATGTCATTATGTGTTTCTGAAAATgtactagattttttttttttttcctgaataaaTTCATTACGATTGATGAATCCGAACgtagtgtttacatgaacacTAAACAAAGTGATAGGGTTGATGTGCGCATTTATGTGTCACAAGCTTCTGGTCGGATTTAATCTTTTGACAATCTTTTGAGTTTCCCGTTGTTGTCACATACTAACCATCctccttttctttgttttaaacagcagacttaatatttatctatttcggGGCCTAACGAGGCGACGACAAGCACATGAACCGTTGAGCCGTGCTACTTGTatttatcaagcagtaaaaGAGCCCCTTCCCGTGCCCAAAATTAGTTTGTGGATAAGAGTCTGAAACAAGGACTGGTGGGATGATGTCCTGCTTCACTTCACAGTCGGTGAGTGGAAAGAGAATTTCAGAATGACAGGACACTCATTTATGACACTTCATTCAACAGGAAGAATAGCTCGTTCCGCACGTCATTACACTATTTCTGTGTCactgcacatgcgcagtacTCTCCAGTTTTCAATCcgatcaagtgtttacatgtccCCTCGATCGGATTACAAAAGGAATAAACTACCCCTTACAATCCGAATAAAGTTTTATTCAGATCTGGTTAATTCATTCCTATTGACGTGGTTACATATGACTCTTTTTTTCAGATTGTGCTACTAGTCCGATAACAATCAGATTATTAGGAGCCATGTAAACGCAGCTAGCGTTAGCTCATAGAGATGGGAGTCATAATGGTacattagcattttttaaatcaactttcAGTCATACAGTGGTTTTGTGTGGTGGAACCACATTTTCTGTTCTAAACTTTGCATAGGAGCAGAGCTTTGAGAAGAGGCaacattcatttttatagtACATTTACTTAGGTTACATAAAGTAgtatcattgtttttttgttttgtttttgttttgttttttccataaAGGTCAATTCAAGCAGtaacttttttagtttttaatattatattctcTCAATTTAACTTAACACCATTTTACAAACACTTTATTTACCTCCAGCTGTCCTCCTGCCCAGATAATGTTTTTAGTATTGAGCACAAAGCGCTGGTCAGGGGGCAGTGAGGCATCATAGTATCCCACTGGTTTAAAATGGAATGATCCATTTGAGTCCTGCTGCCAGTTCACAACTTCATAATGGGCTACTGTGGCACCAGTGCTGTCAAACCACACATGATCTTCAAACTTTACggtaaaatttacttttttgaGAGCCTCAACcacctaataaaaaaaaaaacagttttggtATATTATCACTGAggtattttaacacatttttaaaacagaaaaacgtTATCTTTTCCCCTTTCTATtaatctgtattttatttttacctgTTGTGGTTGTATTGTGAGGCTTTTCTCACAACCTTCTTGTTCTTTGCACTTGAGTAGACTGTGTAGTGAATGAGCCACAGCATAAACTGCTTTGTAGACATGGCTTGAATATCTGTGGTCAGGCACATCTTCATTGTAGTTTTTCAGAACAAGTAGATCCTGATATCTGCTGCAGCTTAATGCATACTGAGAAGAATTCCCTTGCTTCTGTGAGCATGGGAAAGCTGTGTCCCAGAATGCTTTTGTAACATAATCTGAAAACCCttcaatattgatttttctCAGTGCAAGACCCAGTGATCCTCCCAGTGAACCAAAACTATTTGGAGTGATGTAATTTTTTGAAGTTATCCATCCCTCTACTCCAATTATTTGAAAGCCTGTAATATTCTGAATACTCAGCTGTTCAATTAGTAAGCCCATCTCAAGAAATGAAACAAATGCAACAATCACTTTTGCAGTGCTTTTTGTAATTGTATGTACTACTTTTTTGAGTTTTTCTGGCTCTGTTCGGTAGAATTTTACAGAGTACTCCACACAAATCCCCTCCTTCTGGGCTGTATTCAGAAATATGGCCATTCCATAGTTCCCATAGTCATTGTCACTGTTCACCGCTCCCACCCAGGTCCAGCTTAAGTGCTTGACTATGTATGCAAGTGCTCTGCCTTGGTGGTAATCACTAGCAATAGTCCTGAAGAATGAGGGGTGATCTTTCCTATTGCTGAGACATTCACATGAGGCTGAGTGACTtatctagagagagagagagagagagagagagagaaaagagcaaACAGTGAAACAGTCATCAGTATGATGATTAtgtcaaactttttttgttactCTTACCACTGGAATTTTAAAAGGTCCTGTAGTTCTGGACAGAATCACTGTGGCAGAGGACTCTGTTTCTCCTATGATACCATGAATAGATTGTCCATTGCATGTCTCCCCTGCCACAAAATCTGGACCATTCATCAATCCCATAGTTGCACT from Ctenopharyngodon idella isolate HZGC_01 chromosome 18, HZGC01, whole genome shotgun sequence encodes:
- the LOC127499613 gene encoding extracellular calcium-sensing receptor-like, whose translation is MILFLYTVLLFHHLYTEAEITLCRMMGDPKNPLLSKDGDVTIGGIFAIHSKETLPSFEFKQKPQPLSCSSVNLRDFRLAQIMIFAIEEINRSESLLPNVSIGYRIYDTCGSRLSSMSATMGLMNGPDFVAGETCNGQSIHGIIGETESSATVILSRTTGPFKIPVISHSASCECLSNRKDHPSFFRTIASDYHQGRALAYIVKHLSWTWVGAVNSDNDYGNYGMAIFLNTAQKEGICVEYSVKFYRTEPEKLKKVVHTITKSTAKVIVAFVSFLEMGLLIEQLSIQNITGFQIIGVEGWITSKNYITPNSFGSLGGSLGLALRKINIEGFSDYVTKAFWDTAFPCSQKQGNSSQYALSCSRYQDLLVLKNYNEDVPDHRYSSHVYKAVYAVAHSLHSLLKCKEQEGCEKSLTIQPQQVVEALKKVNFTVKFEDHVWFDSTGATVAHYEVVNWQQDSNGSFHFKPVGYYDASLPPDQRFVLNTKNIIWAGGQLEKPRSMCSESCPPGTRKAAQKGRPVCCYDCIPCAEGEISNETDSNNCKQCPGEYWPNAKKNKYVLKAVEFLSFTEVMGLVLVIFSLFGVGLTVLVAILFYSKKDTPIVKANNSELSFLLLFSLTLCFLCSLTFIGRPTEWSCMLRHTAFGITFVLCISCVLGKTIVVLMAFKATLPGSNIMKWFGPTQQRLSVLAFTLIQFLICVLWLTISPPFPYKNMKYFKEKIIIECSLGSTVGFWAVLGYIGLLAVLCFILAFLARRLPDNFNEAKFITFSMLIFCAVWITFIPAYVSSPGKFTVAVEIFAILSSSFGLLFCIFAPKCYVILCKPEQNTKQHVIGKTYSKP